Proteins from a single region of Stutzerimonas stutzeri:
- the aguA gene encoding agmatine deiminase has product MTTLTTTPRTDGYFMPAEWAPHSQTWMVWPQRPDNWRDNGAPAQAAFTAVAKAIARFEPVTVCASAEQYLAARAALDDPRIRVVEMSTDDAWVRDTGPTFVIDDNGGLRGVDWTFNAWGGEDGGLYADWQRDDEVARKILEIEYCDRYRTEGFVLEGGSIHVDGEGTLITTEECLLNRNRNPHLSREQIEAVLREHLAVDRIIWLPHGLFNDETDGHVDNFCCFVRPGEVLLAWTDDANDPNFERCQAAMAVLQTTRDARGRALTVHKMPIPGPLHASAEECAGVLALDGSQPRDPSIRLAGSYVNFLIVNGGIIAPAFGDPLDAEAERILAQLFPEHQVVMVPGREILLGGGNIHCITQQQPAPLAR; this is encoded by the coding sequence ATGACCACTCTGACGACCACGCCGCGTACCGATGGCTACTTCATGCCTGCCGAATGGGCGCCGCACAGCCAGACCTGGATGGTCTGGCCGCAACGCCCGGACAACTGGCGTGACAACGGCGCGCCTGCGCAGGCCGCGTTCACCGCTGTCGCCAAGGCCATCGCACGCTTTGAGCCGGTGACCGTCTGCGCCAGCGCCGAGCAGTACCTGGCGGCGCGCGCCGCACTGGATGACCCGCGCATCCGCGTGGTGGAAATGAGCACCGACGACGCCTGGGTGCGTGACACCGGGCCGACCTTCGTCATCGACGACAACGGCGGCCTGCGCGGCGTCGACTGGACCTTCAATGCCTGGGGTGGCGAAGACGGCGGGCTCTACGCCGACTGGCAACGCGACGACGAGGTGGCGCGCAAGATCCTCGAGATCGAGTACTGCGATCGCTATCGCACCGAAGGTTTCGTGCTCGAGGGCGGCTCGATCCACGTCGACGGCGAAGGCACGCTGATCACCACCGAGGAGTGCCTGCTTAACCGCAACCGCAACCCGCATTTGTCCCGCGAGCAGATCGAGGCCGTGCTGCGCGAACATCTGGCGGTCGACCGCATCATCTGGCTGCCGCATGGCCTGTTCAACGATGAAACCGATGGCCACGTCGACAACTTCTGCTGCTTCGTGCGCCCGGGCGAAGTGCTGCTGGCCTGGACCGACGATGCGAACGACCCCAACTTCGAGCGCTGCCAGGCTGCCATGGCCGTGCTGCAGACCACTCGCGACGCCAGGGGCCGCGCACTGACCGTGCACAAGATGCCCATCCCCGGGCCGCTGCACGCGAGCGCCGAAGAATGCGCCGGGGTCCTCGCCCTGGACGGCAGCCAGCCGCGCGACCCGTCGATCCGCCTGGCCGGAAGTTACGTGAACTTCCTCATCGTCAACGGCGGCATCATTGCCCCGGCCTTTGGTGACCCGCTGGACGCCGAAGCCGAGCGCATCCTGGCGCAGCTCTTTCCGGAGCATCAGGTGGTGATGGTACCGGGCCGCGAGATCCTGCTCGGCGGCGGCAACATCCACTGCATCACCCAGCAGCAACCGGCGCCGCTGGCGCGCTGA